The following proteins are encoded in a genomic region of Saccharopolyspora antimicrobica:
- the paaI gene encoding hydroxyphenylacetyl-CoA thioesterase PaaI: protein MFDDDRASQALGIELLDVGSGTARARMTITETMVNGHGIAHGGYLFLLADTTFACACNSHGPTTVAARADVTFVRPARLGDELTASAVERTRFGRSGIYDVSVHRGEELIAEFRGHSRSIGAAPAGESEGETR, encoded by the coding sequence ATGTTCGACGACGACCGCGCCTCCCAGGCGCTGGGCATCGAGCTGCTCGACGTGGGCAGCGGAACCGCCCGCGCCCGGATGACCATCACCGAGACGATGGTCAACGGGCACGGGATCGCCCACGGCGGCTACCTCTTCCTGCTCGCCGACACGACCTTCGCGTGCGCCTGCAACAGCCACGGCCCGACGACCGTAGCGGCCCGCGCGGACGTCACCTTCGTCCGCCCGGCGCGGCTCGGCGACGAGCTCACCGCCAGCGCGGTCGAGCGCACCCGGTTCGGGCGCAGCGGGATCTACGACGTCTCCGTGCACCGCGGCGAGGAACTGATCGCCGAGTTCCGCGGGCACAGCCGATCGATCGGCGCAGCACCGGCCGGCGAGTCCGAAGGAGAGACGCGATGA
- the paaZ gene encoding phenylacetic acid degradation bifunctional protein PaaZ: MAALRSYVNGDWHTPAEDGVPLHDAVTGEEVARVSSAGVDMAAALAHGRERGGPALAELTFHQRGALLKSLASYLREHREELYALSARTGATLGDSKFDVDGGIGVLFGYSSKGRREMPNSTVYVDGAVEPLSKGGTFVGRHICTPLRGVAVQINAFNFPVWGPLEKFAPAFLAGVPSLVKPASQTAYLTHRLVELMIESGLLPEGSLQLVCGSVGDLFEHLTDQDLVSFTGSAATGQRLRAHPVVAANSVRFNVEADSLNCSILGPDAVPGTAEFDLFVKQLVTEMTVKAGQKCTAIRRAIVPAGLMDDVVDAAKARLEKVVVGNPSSPGVRMGALASLEQREEVRRSLKALLEAGTLVHGDPDHVEVVNADPERGAFLSPLLVRCDDPDQPQPHEVEAFGPVSTLLPYESTEQAVDLARRGRGSLVGSVVSADLGFSCAVVLGAASRHGRMLVLNRDNAEESTGHGSPLPALVHGGPGRAGGGEEMGGIRGVLHHMQRTAVQADPATLTAITGQWVTGGPQLFTDVHPFRKHLDELKVGDTVIAGPRRVMLEDVERFAEFTGDTFYAHTDEEAARANPFFEGRVAHGYLVVSFAAGLFVDPEPGPVLANYGLENLRFLTPTYPGDEITVTLTAKQITPRVGAEHGEVRWDVDVTNQDGASVAKYDVLTLVAKRPETQE; encoded by the coding sequence ATGGCTGCCCTGCGGAGCTACGTCAACGGTGACTGGCACACGCCGGCGGAGGACGGCGTGCCGCTGCACGACGCGGTGACCGGTGAAGAGGTCGCGCGGGTCTCCTCGGCCGGGGTCGACATGGCCGCCGCGCTGGCGCACGGCCGCGAACGCGGCGGGCCGGCGCTGGCCGAGCTGACCTTCCACCAGCGGGGCGCCCTGCTGAAGAGCCTCGCCTCCTACCTGCGCGAGCACCGGGAAGAGCTGTACGCCCTGTCGGCGCGCACCGGCGCGACGCTCGGCGACTCGAAGTTCGACGTCGACGGCGGGATCGGCGTGCTGTTCGGCTACTCCAGCAAGGGCAGGCGGGAGATGCCGAACAGCACCGTCTACGTCGACGGCGCGGTGGAGCCGCTGAGCAAGGGCGGCACCTTCGTCGGCAGGCACATCTGCACCCCGCTGCGCGGTGTCGCGGTGCAGATCAACGCGTTCAACTTCCCGGTGTGGGGACCGCTGGAGAAGTTCGCCCCGGCCTTCCTCGCGGGCGTTCCCTCGCTGGTCAAGCCGGCCAGCCAGACCGCCTACCTCACGCACCGGCTGGTCGAGCTGATGATCGAGTCCGGGCTGCTGCCGGAGGGCTCGCTGCAGCTGGTGTGCGGCAGCGTCGGCGATCTGTTCGAGCACCTCACCGACCAGGACCTGGTGTCGTTCACCGGCTCCGCGGCCACCGGGCAGCGGCTGCGCGCCCACCCGGTGGTGGCGGCGAACTCGGTGCGCTTCAACGTCGAGGCCGACTCGCTGAACTGCTCGATCCTGGGGCCGGACGCGGTGCCCGGAACCGCGGAGTTCGACCTGTTCGTCAAGCAGCTGGTCACCGAGATGACGGTCAAGGCGGGGCAGAAGTGCACCGCGATCCGCCGCGCGATCGTGCCCGCCGGCCTGATGGACGACGTGGTCGACGCGGCCAAGGCTCGGCTGGAGAAGGTCGTCGTGGGCAACCCGTCCTCGCCGGGGGTGCGGATGGGAGCGCTGGCCAGCCTCGAACAGCGCGAGGAGGTCCGGCGTTCGCTGAAGGCGTTGCTGGAAGCCGGAACGCTCGTGCACGGCGATCCCGATCACGTCGAGGTCGTCAACGCGGACCCGGAGCGCGGCGCGTTCCTGTCCCCGCTGCTGGTCCGCTGCGACGACCCGGACCAGCCGCAGCCGCACGAGGTGGAGGCCTTCGGGCCGGTGAGCACGCTGCTGCCCTACGAGAGCACGGAGCAGGCGGTCGACCTCGCCCGGCGGGGCAGGGGCAGCCTGGTCGGTTCCGTGGTCAGCGCCGACCTCGGCTTCAGCTGCGCCGTGGTGCTGGGTGCGGCCTCCCGGCACGGCCGGATGCTGGTGCTCAACCGCGACAACGCCGAGGAGAGCACCGGGCACGGCTCCCCGCTGCCCGCGCTGGTCCACGGCGGACCGGGCCGGGCAGGCGGCGGCGAGGAGATGGGCGGGATCCGCGGCGTCCTGCACCACATGCAGCGCACGGCGGTGCAGGCCGATCCGGCGACGCTGACCGCGATCACCGGGCAGTGGGTGACCGGGGGCCCGCAGCTCTTCACCGACGTGCACCCGTTCCGCAAGCACCTGGACGAGCTGAAGGTCGGCGACACGGTCATCGCCGGCCCACGCCGGGTGATGCTGGAGGACGTGGAGCGCTTCGCCGAGTTCACCGGCGACACCTTCTACGCCCACACCGACGAGGAAGCGGCCCGGGCCAACCCGTTCTTCGAAGGCCGGGTCGCGCACGGCTACCTGGTGGTCTCCTTCGCCGCCGGGCTGTTCGTCGACCCGGAGCCCGGCCCGGTGCTGGCCAACTACGGGCTGGAGAACCTCCGGTTCCTCACGCCGACCTACCCGGGCGACGAGATCACCGTGACCCTGACCGCGAAACAGATCACGCCACGGGTCGGCGCGGAGCACGGCGAGGTCCGCTGGGACGTGGACGTGACCAACCAGGACGGCGCCTCGGTGGCCAAGTACGACGTGCTCACCCTGGTCGCGAAGCGGCCGGAGACGCAGGAGTGA
- the paaK gene encoding phenylacetate--CoA ligase PaaK has product MTASTEAHSAPRRLGPAPDPAELDAAERYSADELAAVQLERLQWTLRLAYENVPLYREKFDRAGVRPEDCRSLADLAKFPHTTKQDLRDNYPYGMFAVPREQIRRLHASSGTTGKPTVVGYTEGDLRNWADLVARSIRASGGRPGHRVHVAYGYGLFTGGLGAHYGAERLGCTVIPASGGMTARQVQIIQDFQPEIIMVTPSYLLTLIDEFERQGVDPRSTSLRTAILGAEPWTEQMRQEIEQRLDLDAVDIYGLSEVMGPGVANECAETKDGPHIWEDHFYPEVIDPFTEEVLPDGTEGELVFTSLTKEAMPIIRYRTRDLTRLLPGTARPMRRMAKITGRSDDMIILRGVNVYPTQIEELVLRTDGLSPHFQLVLTKQERMDVMTVRVEARSDCPAARREAAAADLVRAIKDGVGISTEIAVVDPDTLERSVGKLRRVVDRRQS; this is encoded by the coding sequence ATGACCGCGAGCACCGAGGCCCACTCCGCACCGCGCAGGCTCGGCCCCGCGCCGGACCCGGCCGAGCTCGACGCCGCGGAGCGGTACTCGGCCGACGAGCTGGCCGCCGTGCAGCTGGAACGGCTGCAGTGGACGCTGCGGCTGGCCTACGAGAACGTGCCGCTGTACCGGGAGAAGTTCGACCGCGCCGGAGTCCGCCCGGAGGACTGCCGCAGCCTGGCCGACCTGGCGAAGTTCCCGCACACCACGAAGCAGGACCTGCGGGACAACTACCCGTACGGCATGTTCGCGGTCCCGCGCGAGCAGATCCGCAGGCTGCACGCCTCCAGCGGCACCACCGGCAAGCCCACGGTCGTCGGCTACACCGAAGGTGACCTGCGGAACTGGGCCGACCTGGTCGCGCGGTCCATCCGCGCGTCGGGCGGCAGGCCCGGGCACCGGGTGCACGTCGCCTACGGCTACGGGCTGTTCACCGGCGGCCTCGGCGCGCACTACGGCGCCGAGCGGCTCGGGTGCACCGTCATCCCCGCCTCCGGCGGCATGACCGCCCGGCAGGTGCAGATCATCCAGGACTTCCAGCCCGAGATCATCATGGTCACGCCGTCCTACCTGCTCACCCTGATCGACGAGTTCGAGCGGCAGGGCGTCGATCCGCGCAGCACCTCGCTGCGCACCGCCATCCTGGGCGCGGAGCCCTGGACCGAGCAGATGCGCCAGGAGATCGAGCAGCGGCTGGACCTCGACGCGGTCGACATCTACGGCCTGTCCGAGGTGATGGGCCCCGGGGTGGCCAACGAGTGCGCCGAGACCAAGGACGGCCCGCACATCTGGGAGGACCACTTCTACCCCGAGGTGATCGACCCGTTCACCGAGGAGGTGCTGCCCGACGGCACCGAGGGCGAGCTGGTGTTCACCTCGCTGACCAAGGAGGCGATGCCGATCATCCGGTACCGCACCCGCGACCTGACCCGCCTGCTGCCGGGCACGGCGCGGCCGATGCGCCGGATGGCCAAGATCACCGGCCGCAGCGACGACATGATCATCCTGCGCGGGGTCAACGTCTACCCCACCCAGATCGAGGAGCTGGTGCTGCGCACCGACGGGCTCTCGCCGCACTTCCAGCTGGTGCTCACCAAGCAGGAGCGGATGGACGTGATGACCGTGCGGGTGGAGGCCCGGAGCGACTGCCCGGCGGCACGGCGGGAAGCGGCCGCGGCCGACCTGGTGCGCGCGATCAAGGACGGGGTCGGCATCAGCACCGAGATCGCGGTGGTGGACCCGGACACCCTGGAACGCTCGGTGGGCAAGCTGCGGCGGGTCGTCGACCGCCGTCAATCCTGA
- the paaA gene encoding 1,2-phenylacetyl-CoA epoxidase subunit PaaA produces MTTTVRADQLGDAELQRHFDERIAHDQRIEPRDWMPEGYRKTLVRQIAQHAHSEIIGMQPEGNWLTRAPSLRRKAILLAKVQDEAGHGLYLYSAAETLGVDRSELTEKLIDRRQKYSSIFNYPTLTFADIGVIGWLVDGAAICNQVPLCRSSFGPYARAMVRICKEESFHQRQGYELLMTMMRGTAEQREMVQEATDRWWWPSLMMFGPPDADSPNTQQSMAWRIKRHTNDELRQKFVDMTVPQAAALGVTLPDPELRWNAERGHHDFGEPDWSELKRVISGGGPCNEERLARRRAAHEDGQWVREAAAAHAAKQAAREEVAR; encoded by the coding sequence ATGACGACCACGGTACGGGCCGATCAGCTCGGGGACGCCGAGCTGCAGCGGCACTTCGACGAGCGGATCGCCCACGACCAGCGCATCGAACCGCGCGACTGGATGCCGGAGGGCTACCGCAAGACCCTCGTGCGCCAGATCGCGCAGCACGCGCACTCCGAGATCATCGGCATGCAGCCGGAGGGCAACTGGCTGACCAGGGCGCCGAGCCTGCGGCGCAAGGCGATCCTGCTGGCCAAGGTGCAGGACGAGGCAGGCCACGGGCTCTACCTGTACTCCGCGGCCGAAACGCTGGGCGTGGACCGCTCGGAGCTGACCGAGAAGCTCATCGACCGGCGGCAGAAGTACTCGTCGATCTTCAACTACCCGACGCTGACCTTCGCCGACATCGGAGTGATCGGCTGGCTGGTGGACGGTGCCGCGATCTGCAATCAGGTGCCGCTGTGCCGCAGTTCCTTCGGCCCCTACGCGCGGGCGATGGTGCGCATCTGCAAGGAGGAGTCGTTCCACCAGCGGCAGGGCTACGAGCTGCTGATGACGATGATGCGGGGCACCGCGGAGCAGCGAGAGATGGTGCAGGAGGCCACCGACCGGTGGTGGTGGCCGTCGCTGATGATGTTCGGCCCGCCCGACGCGGACTCGCCGAACACCCAGCAGTCCATGGCGTGGCGGATCAAGCGGCACACCAACGACGAGCTGCGGCAGAAGTTCGTGGACATGACGGTCCCGCAGGCGGCGGCGCTCGGCGTCACGCTGCCCGATCCGGAGCTGCGGTGGAACGCCGAGCGCGGGCACCACGACTTCGGCGAGCCCGACTGGTCGGAGCTCAAGCGCGTCATCAGCGGTGGCGGGCCGTGCAACGAGGAGCGGCTGGCCAGGCGCCGGGCCGCGCACGAGGACGGGCAGTGGGTGCGCGAAGCGGCAGCCGCCCACGCCGCGAAACAGGCCGCACGAGAGGAGGTCGCGCGATGA
- the paaC gene encoding 1,2-phenylacetyl-CoA epoxidase subunit PaaC — protein MSFDNAYEALTAAEPDGESRWAFGTGFDDPLSGVDTTLPAGLDGAEFSRYLLMLGDDALIASHRLTEWVTRAPELEDELALANIALDLLGQARLLLARAGQADGSGRGEDELAYFRDEREFRNVRLVESPNGDFAQTTARLLVFATWRLALFGRLADSRDPVLAAIAAKGVKELTYHRDYAAQWAVRLGDGTEVSHVRMQRGLDEVWPLVGELFTPHETELRMAAAGIGADPAEVRAEFDEVIDQVCTAATLRRPDVPALAGVGGRSGRDGIHTEHLGYLLAEMQSLARAHPEATW, from the coding sequence ATGTCGTTCGACAACGCCTACGAGGCGCTGACCGCCGCCGAACCCGACGGCGAGTCCCGCTGGGCCTTCGGCACCGGGTTCGACGATCCGCTGTCCGGTGTGGACACGACGCTGCCCGCCGGGCTCGACGGCGCCGAGTTCAGCCGCTACCTGCTGATGCTCGGTGACGACGCGCTGATCGCCTCGCACCGGCTGACCGAGTGGGTCACCCGCGCTCCGGAGCTGGAGGACGAGCTGGCGCTGGCCAACATCGCGCTGGACCTGCTCGGCCAGGCCAGGCTGCTGCTGGCCCGGGCCGGACAGGCCGACGGCAGCGGCCGGGGCGAGGACGAGCTGGCGTACTTCCGCGACGAGCGGGAGTTCCGCAACGTGCGGCTGGTCGAGTCGCCCAACGGCGACTTCGCGCAGACCACCGCGCGGCTGCTGGTGTTCGCCACCTGGCGGCTGGCGCTGTTCGGCCGGCTCGCGGACTCCCGCGACCCGGTGCTGGCGGCGATCGCGGCCAAGGGGGTCAAGGAGCTGACCTACCACCGCGACTACGCGGCGCAGTGGGCGGTGCGGCTCGGCGACGGCACCGAGGTGTCGCACGTCCGGATGCAGCGCGGCCTGGACGAGGTGTGGCCGCTGGTCGGTGAGCTGTTCACGCCGCACGAGACCGAGCTGCGGATGGCCGCGGCCGGGATCGGCGCCGACCCGGCGGAGGTGCGCGCCGAGTTCGACGAGGTGATCGATCAGGTCTGCACCGCGGCGACGCTGCGGCGACCGGACGTTCCGGCGCTGGCCGGGGTCGGCGGGCGCAGCGGTCGGGACGGCATCCACACCGAGCACCTGGGCTACCTGCTGGCGGAGATGCAGAGCCTGGCCCGAGCACACCCGGAGGCGACGTGGTGA
- the paaD gene encoding 1,2-phenylacetyl-CoA epoxidase subunit PaaD, which produces MVTSTQPGLQHARAVAESVTDPELPVLTLADLGVLREVELAEDGTVVVSITPTYSGCPAMREMRSDLSTRLREAGFPEVEVRTVLDPPWTTDWISAAGRRKLADYGIAPPGAAPRHAAGPVPLTLAPPSSRVSCPQCGSPDTERVSQFGSTACKALRRCRACHEPFEHIKEI; this is translated from the coding sequence GTGGTGACGAGCACGCAACCGGGCCTTCAGCACGCCCGCGCGGTCGCCGAGTCGGTCACCGACCCGGAGCTGCCGGTGCTGACGCTGGCCGATCTCGGTGTTCTGCGCGAAGTGGAGCTGGCTGAGGACGGCACCGTCGTCGTGTCCATCACGCCGACCTACTCGGGGTGCCCGGCGATGCGCGAGATGCGCAGCGATCTGAGCACCCGGCTGCGCGAAGCCGGCTTCCCCGAGGTCGAGGTGCGGACGGTGCTGGACCCGCCCTGGACCACGGACTGGATCAGCGCGGCCGGGCGGCGCAAGCTCGCCGACTACGGCATCGCCCCGCCCGGTGCCGCACCGCGCCACGCCGCCGGTCCGGTGCCGTTGACGCTGGCGCCACCGAGCTCGCGGGTCAGCTGCCCGCAGTGCGGTTCGCCGGACACGGAACGGGTTTCGCAGTTCGGCTCGACCGCGTGCAAGGCGTTGCGCCGGTGCCGCGCGTGCCACGAGCCCTTCGAGCACATCAAGGAGATCTGA
- the paaB gene encoding 1,2-phenylacetyl-CoA epoxidase subunit PaaB, producing MSSDAEVGAPRPSWPLFEVFVRGKRGLNHVHVGSLHAPDEQMALHNARNLYTRRNEGVSIWVVRADAITASSPDEKDPFFAPSGDKVYRHPTFYRIPDNVPHM from the coding sequence ATGAGTTCGGACGCCGAGGTGGGCGCGCCGCGTCCCTCGTGGCCGCTGTTCGAGGTCTTCGTCCGGGGCAAGCGGGGGCTCAACCACGTGCACGTGGGTTCGCTGCACGCGCCGGACGAGCAGATGGCGCTGCACAACGCGCGGAACCTGTACACCCGCCGTAACGAGGGCGTGAGCATCTGGGTGGTGCGGGCGGACGCGATCACCGCGTCCAGCCCGGACGAGAAGGACCCGTTCTTCGCGCCCAGCGGCGACAAGGTGTACCGGCACCCCACCTTCTACCGGATTCCCGACAACGTTCCGCACATGTGA
- the paaE gene encoding 1,2-phenylacetyl-CoA epoxidase subunit PaaE has protein sequence MVRPAPVEAPAPPAARRRTEFHALRVSGVERLCEDAVAVTFDVPPELADEFAFRPGQSLTLRRRVDGREERRSYSICAPRGAALRIGVRHVAGGLFSSWLVHEVRPGDEVEVLPPTGGFCPDLTAHERHVCIAAGSGITPVLSIAASVLRETDATVTLLYGNRRSGTVMFADELADLKDRYPSRLELVHVLSREPRESELFTGRLDAAKIRALLSTVVDAGAVDQWWLCGPFGMVTDARDVLRDSGVTGERIHQELFYVEDAPPEPVHHEEPAIDGPTSEVTVVLDGRSTPMTLPRAVPVLDAAQRVRPDLPFACKGGVCGTCRAKVTCGEVRMRRNFALEDSELDQGFVLTCQSLPTTDEVTIDFDA, from the coding sequence GTGGTCCGTCCCGCCCCCGTCGAGGCCCCCGCCCCGCCCGCGGCTCGCCGTCGCACCGAGTTCCACGCGCTGCGCGTCAGCGGTGTGGAGCGGCTGTGCGAGGACGCGGTCGCGGTGACCTTCGACGTTCCGCCGGAACTCGCCGACGAGTTCGCCTTCCGGCCCGGGCAGTCGCTGACGCTGCGCCGTCGCGTCGACGGCCGCGAGGAACGCCGGTCGTACTCGATCTGCGCGCCGCGCGGTGCCGCCCTGCGGATCGGGGTGCGCCATGTCGCGGGCGGGCTGTTCTCCAGCTGGCTGGTGCACGAGGTCCGGCCCGGCGACGAGGTCGAGGTCCTGCCGCCGACCGGCGGTTTCTGCCCGGACCTGACCGCCCACGAGCGGCACGTGTGCATCGCGGCGGGCTCGGGGATCACGCCGGTGCTGTCGATCGCGGCGAGCGTGCTGCGCGAGACCGACGCGACGGTGACGCTGCTGTACGGCAACCGCCGCAGCGGCACGGTGATGTTCGCCGACGAGCTGGCCGACCTGAAGGACCGCTACCCGAGCCGGCTGGAGCTGGTGCACGTCCTGTCGCGGGAACCGCGCGAGTCCGAGCTGTTCACCGGCAGGCTGGACGCGGCCAAGATCCGCGCCCTGCTGTCCACAGTGGTCGATGCCGGAGCGGTGGACCAGTGGTGGTTGTGCGGACCGTTCGGGATGGTCACCGATGCCCGGGACGTGCTGCGCGACAGCGGAGTGACCGGCGAGCGCATCCACCAGGAGCTGTTCTACGTGGAGGACGCGCCACCGGAACCGGTGCACCACGAGGAACCGGCCATCGACGGCCCCACCAGCGAGGTGACCGTCGTGCTCGACGGCCGTTCGACGCCGATGACGCTGCCCCGCGCCGTCCCGGTCCTGGACGCGGCCCAGCGGGTCCGCCCGGACCTGCCGTTCGCCTGCAAGGGCGGCGTCTGCGGAACCTGCCGTGCCAAGGTCACCTGCGGTGAGGTGCGGATGCGCCGCAACTTCGCTCTGGAGGACTCCGAGCTGGACCAGGGCTTCGTGCTCACCTGCCAATCGCTGCCGACCACCGACGAGGTGACGATCGACTTCGACGCCTGA
- a CDS encoding toll/interleukin-1 receptor domain-containing protein, with amino-acid sequence MTGITSPEDYDAFISYSHANKAVATALHGALTRIGRPMFVRERVRRLRLFWDDESLPAGSLPDNIKQAMLRSRYFILLASPEAAQSKWVRWEVRFWHEHCSPENFLIAVVDGGISWEGADFDWIRTNALPEVLRGRLASEPFCVPLTDDRRTTGLSLRQPDFRRAVGKLAAPLHGIQPEELDSLQLRQQRRQLRIAWSAVSLMLVLSISVTVASVFAVQQRNRAEQQAAVALSRALAAESQTQRQPQLAAQLAATAFRTAPTAQAAGAMLAALERNRHVVSFVQPPDNAPPVQRTEVVTLAGHAAMSPDGSLLAFAADDAERISLWHVRQQRMLGELEPPQRSVLSLAFTPDGRSLISHDGGGFQIWDVETRQQRHAAAFEASSPELAVSPDGTLLAARDRDAEPSARPPQMWDLRTGVPRQLPEAPVELSGPLIFAPDGRRLLVGQAESAGWITTAMVPLDVETGSWLPQESVPVGAHLEAIGGGLLVTSESEQLQLRDLATGAQLASASLPGGALHVEISDDGSTVLVVDSSLHVTAFDRGLGNPVRLTVETSQVLDMALSADGGLVGVVSDNGAVSVLSPDTDARVLAHPSPPDDLKLEALAVRGHRAVVAGTRGIRVWNLARGSVERALPVVADPDDLSAYSIAAALDGSGRRLAVQVGGRVGIWDLDTGEEIQHFSGPYDFQQSITRSAGIRFLAGDRAVLVDRIGGPEVVDVASGVVIGKVPVSGEQSGFAVDRDGSTVAVVEDDLNGVVGIHEWDGRTLHRVGEVTGGFRINDVAVSPDGSRIAITEADNQVFVRDLAGTLRTEMQLPELSPPGGLTFSPDGDVLVGLGDGISFWEVSTGILIGEWRVPDPGGGHDGDPELTDDGRLVVTRSGAPHQWALGSQQWLVALCEMGVGELRGQERAQYLGGIDVPPACSR; translated from the coding sequence GTGACGGGGATCACTTCGCCGGAGGATTACGACGCGTTCATCTCCTACAGCCACGCGAACAAGGCAGTTGCCACCGCCCTGCACGGGGCCCTGACCAGGATCGGGCGCCCCATGTTCGTGCGGGAGCGGGTGCGGCGGCTCCGCCTCTTCTGGGACGACGAAAGCCTCCCCGCAGGTTCGTTGCCGGACAACATCAAGCAGGCGATGCTGCGTTCGCGCTATTTCATACTGCTTGCCTCCCCGGAGGCGGCGCAGTCGAAATGGGTGCGTTGGGAAGTGCGGTTCTGGCACGAGCACTGCTCGCCGGAGAACTTCCTGATCGCCGTGGTCGACGGTGGAATCTCCTGGGAGGGAGCGGATTTCGACTGGATTCGCACCAACGCCCTGCCAGAAGTGCTGCGCGGTCGGCTTGCCAGCGAACCGTTCTGCGTTCCGCTGACCGATGATCGCCGGACGACTGGGCTGTCCCTGCGGCAGCCCGACTTCCGCCGAGCGGTGGGAAAACTGGCCGCCCCGCTGCACGGCATTCAGCCGGAGGAGCTGGACAGCCTCCAGCTGCGGCAACAGCGCAGGCAACTGCGGATAGCCTGGTCGGCGGTCTCGCTGATGCTGGTGCTAAGCATCAGCGTCACCGTCGCCTCGGTGTTCGCGGTGCAGCAGCGCAACCGCGCTGAGCAGCAGGCTGCGGTTGCGCTCTCCCGCGCGCTGGCGGCCGAGTCGCAGACGCAGCGGCAGCCGCAGCTGGCGGCACAGCTGGCCGCCACCGCCTTCCGAACGGCGCCCACCGCGCAGGCTGCCGGGGCGATGCTGGCGGCGCTGGAACGCAACCGCCACGTCGTGTCCTTCGTCCAGCCACCGGACAACGCCCCTCCGGTGCAGCGCACAGAGGTCGTCACGCTGGCGGGGCATGCTGCGATGAGCCCGGACGGCTCGCTGCTGGCCTTCGCCGCCGACGACGCAGAACGGATTTCGCTGTGGCACGTCCGGCAGCAGCGGATGCTCGGCGAGCTGGAACCGCCGCAGCGGAGCGTGCTCTCCCTGGCGTTCACTCCCGATGGCCGATCCCTGATCTCCCACGACGGCGGCGGTTTCCAGATCTGGGACGTCGAGACCCGCCAGCAGCGCCATGCCGCAGCTTTCGAGGCGTCATCCCCAGAGCTGGCCGTGTCGCCGGACGGCACGCTGCTCGCCGCACGCGACAGGGATGCGGAGCCGAGCGCACGGCCGCCGCAGATGTGGGATCTGCGGACCGGGGTGCCGAGGCAGCTGCCGGAAGCGCCGGTGGAGCTGTCCGGCCCGCTGATCTTCGCGCCGGACGGCCGGCGCTTGCTGGTCGGCCAAGCGGAGTCGGCGGGGTGGATCACGACGGCGATGGTGCCGCTGGACGTCGAAACCGGGTCGTGGCTGCCGCAGGAGTCCGTTCCGGTCGGAGCTCACCTGGAAGCGATCGGCGGCGGTCTGCTGGTGACGTCCGAGAGCGAGCAGCTGCAGCTCCGGGACCTGGCGACCGGGGCGCAGCTGGCGTCGGCATCGCTGCCCGGCGGCGCCCTCCATGTCGAGATCTCCGACGATGGCTCGACGGTGCTCGTCGTCGATTCCTCGTTGCACGTCACCGCGTTCGACCGCGGCCTGGGCAATCCCGTCCGGTTGACCGTGGAAACCTCCCAGGTGCTGGATATGGCGCTGTCGGCGGACGGCGGGCTGGTCGGCGTTGTGTCCGACAACGGTGCGGTCAGCGTCCTCTCGCCCGACACCGATGCGCGGGTGCTCGCGCATCCGTCCCCGCCGGACGACCTGAAGCTGGAAGCGCTGGCGGTCCGCGGTCACCGGGCCGTGGTCGCCGGCACGCGCGGCATCCGGGTCTGGAACCTCGCCCGCGGCAGCGTCGAACGTGCGTTGCCGGTCGTGGCGGACCCCGATGATCTCTCGGCCTACTCGATCGCCGCGGCACTCGACGGGTCCGGCCGCCGGCTGGCGGTGCAGGTCGGCGGCCGGGTCGGGATCTGGGATCTCGATACCGGCGAGGAGATCCAGCACTTCAGCGGGCCCTACGACTTCCAGCAGAGCATCACCAGGTCTGCCGGAATCCGGTTCCTGGCCGGGGACCGCGCGGTCCTCGTGGACCGCATCGGCGGGCCGGAAGTCGTCGACGTGGCCAGCGGCGTGGTCATCGGCAAGGTACCGGTGTCCGGGGAGCAGAGCGGGTTCGCCGTCGACCGGGACGGATCGACCGTCGCCGTGGTGGAGGACGATCTGAACGGCGTCGTCGGAATCCACGAATGGGACGGTCGAACGCTCCACCGCGTGGGCGAGGTCACCGGCGGCTTCCGGATCAACGACGTGGCGGTCAGCCCGGACGGCAGCCGGATCGCGATCACCGAGGCCGACAACCAGGTCTTCGTGCGGGATCTGGCCGGCACGTTGCGCACCGAGATGCAGCTGCCGGAGCTGTCCCCTCCGGGTGGGCTCACCTTCAGCCCGGACGGGGACGTGCTCGTCGGGCTCGGCGACGGGATTTCCTTCTGGGAGGTCTCGACCGGCATCCTGATCGGTGAGTGGCGGGTCCCCGATCCCGGTGGCGGGCATGATGGCGACCCCGAGCTGACCGACGACGGCCGCCTGGTCGTG